CGTGATCCGCCAGACGCTGGCGCAGTTCCACGTCGACCTCGAAGCGTTCAAGTATCTCGCCTACCGCAACTTCTCGCACCTGCTGCGCGGCGGCACGCCCGGCCCCGAAGGCTCGATTGCCAAGTTGATGTGGAGCGAGCTCAACCAGCGGATGAACGAATTCGCGCTGGCGATCCAAGGTCCGCGCGCGGCGCTCGACGAGGGTTCGGCGCATGTAGTCGACGGCGGGCGATGGCAGTACGGGACTCTGCGCGCGCGCGGCAACACGATCGAGGAGGGCACCTCTGAGATCCAGCGCAACATCATCGCGGAACGCCTGCTCGGGATGCCGCGCGGGTGATTAGGCGCGGAATTATTCAGTAGGGCGGGATGCCGCGCCCACGACAGTCATCACGAATAACGAATAAATGTCGTTCAGGCTGTGGCGCTGGAAATCCGCTGCCAGGCGAGGAACCACGCAGAGAGCAGGGCGGTGCCGAGCCCGACGGCCACCGGATAGGTCGGCCCCGGCGAATCCATCACCAGCGGAAGCAGCGCAACCGCCAGCGCCGGCGGCACGTGCAGGTCGAAGATCCGGAGCACCGCGATTCCCCACGCCATACTGCACGCCGCGGCGAGCGGGGTGACGCCCAGCAGCCTCCACGATACGAATCCGCCCAGCGCAGTGAGGAAGCAGGCGACCGGCAGCACAAGCGGCCGCCGCGCCCACGGGCAGATCGCGGTGTGGCCGAGCATCTCGAATCCGATCACCACCAGCGGCGGGAACAGCACGAAGCGCAATCCGGTCAGCTCAACCACGAAGACGGCCAGCGCGACGAACGCCATCAGGGCGGCCACCCATCCGTAGCCGTGCGGCGCCTGCTCGATTAGATCGTCGACGAGGTCTTCGTCGGTTGCGGGTGCGTCCCCGCCACGCGTCCGGCAGAAGCCCTTCCATGCGATCGAGATCAGCGCGAGCATCGCGGTGCCCAGCAGAATTCCCGGTGGATACCACCGGCTCCTGACGCCGAGCACCAGCGGCAGCAGCCCCGCCGAGATCGACGGCGCGATCGGCGAGCGCAGGCCGAGCACGACCGCGATCGATCCCCCCACCGTCAGCAGCACCGACGCGTAACCGTAAGGCAGGGCGCACGTGAATACGATGCCGACAATCGCCGTCAGCACCGGTGTGATCGCGAGCAGTACGGGCGCGCCGGCCCATGCGCCGCGCGGACGCGTCATCACGTCGTGCGACAGCGCGCCCAGCTCGGGGAACAGAACATAGACGGCCCCCGTTGCACAGGCGATAGCGGCAATGACCGCGATGTAAAGGAGGGCGACCAGCTCGCCGCCCGCGCGCATCAGACCATGAAGCGGCGACGAAACGGTCGGCGGCTGCGGCGCCACCGGCGGGACCGTGCTTGTCGCTGCCGCCGACGCTTCGGGCGTCGGGGTCGGGCCGGACGTTGGGGCGGCGGATGGTTCTGCCATCGAGGGTGTGACGCGCAGTCGATTTGCGATACCAATAGCATACGGAAGGCGATCGGATGACCATGAGGCGGACCTTTGATGGAAAACGACCAGAGACTGATGCGGCGACCGCGATGACTGAGCGGCCGGATTTCGACGAAACCCTGGCCCGCCGAGGCGTTGGTCCGCTCACGCGCTCGACCGCGACCACCTTGCAGGTCAACCTCGGCAAGCTCTGCAACCAGGCCTGCCATCATTGCCACGTCGACGCCGGTCCGGCGCGCACTGAGCGGATGAAGCGCGCAACCGCGGAGCGCGTGCTCGAGCTGCTCGTGCAGAACGAGACCCTTTGCACGCTGGATATCACTGGCGGCGCCCCGGAACTCAACGAGAACTTCACGATGCTGGTCGAGGGCGGGCGGCGCGCCGGGCGCGAAGTGATGGTACGCTGCAATCTGACCGTGATGTTCGAGCCGGAGATGGAGCGGCTCGGCGAGTTCTATCGCGACAATCGCGTCAGGCTGGTCTGTTCGCTGCCTTGCTACACCGCGGCCAACGTCGAGCGCCAGCGCGGACGCGGCGTGTTCGAGAAAAGTATCGCCGCGCTGCGCCGCCTCAACGCGCTGGGTTACGGAGGCGGCGAGCTTGAGCTGGACCTGGTTTACAATCCGCTCGGTCCGGCGCTGCCGCCGCCGCAAGGCGCGTTGGAGGCCGACTACCGCGCCGAGCTGGGACGCAATTTCGGCGTTCGTTTCGATCGGCTGTTGACGATCACGAACATGCCGATCGCGCGCTTCGCCCGTCAGTTAAATCAGTGGGGCCGCTACGCCGAGTACATGGGGCTGCTGGTCAATCACTTCAATCCGGCGACGGTCGAAGGGCTGATGTGCCGCACGCTGGTGAGCGTCGGATGGGACGGGCGGCTTTACGATTGCGACTTCAACCAGATGCTCGGAATGCCGCTGGGCGCGGCGGACGAGCGACGGGCGCAGACGATTTGGGACGTCGAGGAGCTCGACCGCTTGCATGGTGCGCCGATCGCGACCGGCCCGCATTGCTTCGGATGTACTGCCGGAGCGGGATCGAGCTGCGGCGGCGCGCTGGCGGATGCGTAGCAAGGAGAGCGTCGCACAACTGCCACCGCCTCTGCCTGTATTCAACTGTGACAAAAACTTTTATTCCTCTGCTCTCCATGAAAGGGCCAGGGGTTGGATCGCCCGGATGCTCGAGGGGCAAAGTTTCAGGTTGGAGAGGTTACTTCAATGGCCGAATTCACGATCGAGGGAGATTGCGACGCACGCTTTGCGCGCGTGCGCGAGGCGTTTGCTGAGAACTTCAGCCGCCGCGACGAGGTCGGTGCGTCGTTCGCGCTCGTGGTTGACGGACGGCCGGTCGCCGACCTGTGGGGCGGATGGGCCGACAAGGCACGCACACGCCCATGGACGCGCGACACGATCGTCAACACCTTTTCGACCACCAAGGGGCTGACCGCAATCTGCGCCCATCGGTTGGCCGCGGCCGGCCGCTTCGACCTTGACATGCCGGTCGCGAAGTATTGGCCCGAGTTCGCCGCCGCGGGCAAAGAGCGTATCCCGGTGCGGATGCTGCTCAACCATCGCGCCGGCCTCGCCGCGATTCGCCGGCCGCTTGCGGTGGGCGATCTCTACGACTGGCCGACCATCACCGCGGCGCTCGCCGCTGAAGAGCCGTGGTGGGAGCCCGGTACGCGCCACGGCTATCACGCGTTGACCTTCGGCTATCTGGTCGGCGAAGTGATCCGGCGCATCACCGGCAGGAGCGTAGGCTCATACTTCCGCGAGGAAATCGCGGGGCCGCTCGGAATTGACGCGCATATCGGGCTGGCCGCCCGCGACGACGAGCGCACGGCGCAGATGATCGGGGCGCCCCCGCCGGCGCCCGGCGAGTTCAACCTGCTTGCCGAAGCGGCCAGGAGTCCCGAGTCGGTCACTGCCAAAGCGTTCATGAATCCGCTGGTGCTCACGATGGCGGTGGTCAATTCGCGCGGATGGCGCGGCGCCGAGATTCCCGCCGCCAATGGCCATACCAACGCGCGGGCACTGGCGCGGCTTTACGGCGCGTTGGCGCGCGGCGGCGAGCTCGATGGCGTGCGCGTGATGCCGGCGGCGCAAATCGCCGCCTGCCATACGCAGGAGTCCCATGGGCGCGACGAAGTGCTGCTCATCTCGACGCGCTTTTCGGCGGGCTTCATGATGTCGCAGGCGGGCGAGGAGATGGGACCCAATCCGCGCGCCTTCGGTCATCCGGGTGCCGGCGGCTCGCTGGGCTTCGCAGACCCTGACGCCCGGGTCGGCTTCGGCTACGCGATGAACAAGATGGGGGGTGGTATCCTGCTCGACCCGCGCGCTAAAGCGTTGATCGCCGCGGTCTACGAGTCGCTCTGAGAGGGCGCGCGTTGGAAAAGGCAGCCCAATCCGCTATTGATAACCGAATTGGGGGGCTTTTCGAGGACGGATGCTGCGTACCTGGTTCCCGATTCTCGTCACGATCGCCGTCGCCGCGCTAATCGTCGGCGGGATGGTCACCGTCAACCGCCTGATCGGGCCGCGGCGACCGAGCAAGATCAAGGGCGAGGCCTTCGAGTGCGGCAATCCGCCGAGCGGCAGCGCGTGGGGCCGCTTCTCGGTGCACTTTTACCTGACCGCGCTGCTGTTCGTCGTCTTTGACGTCGAGGTCATATTCCTCTATCCGTGGGCGGTCGAACTGCGCCATCTGGGGATGTTCGGCTTCGTCGAGGCGCTCATCTTCATCGCGATTCTCGCCGTGGGCCTCGCCTACGCATGGCGCCGCGGCGCGCTGGATTGGAATTGAACGGGGCCTTGCGACGCGCCGCGCAGCGAGCCTGAGAAATGTTGCTGGACAAGCTAAAGCAGCGCTTCGGCGCCACTATCCTCGCGGCAGAGAGCGCCCACGGCCAGGAGACGATCGTCGTTACGCGCGAGCGGGCGCTAGAGCTGATGCGCGCGCTACGCGACGAGCCGGACTTCGGCTTCAACTTTCTCGCCGATTTGACCGCGGTCGACTGGGTGGAGCGCACACCCCGCTTCGAGGTCGTATATCATCTGCGCGCGCTGGGACGCGGCGGCGCCCTGCGCGTCAAGGTCGGCGCGGGCGAGCCCGACCTGTGGGTGTATAGCGTCACCGGATTGTGGAAGTCGGCCGACTGGCTCGAGCGCGAGTGTTACGACATGTTCGGCATCCGCTTCGAGGGCCATCCCGACCTCCGCCGCATCCTGCTCTACGATTCCTTCGAGGGTCATCCGCTGCGCAAAGACTATCCCGTCAACCGGCGCCAGCCGATGGTGCCCGAAACCGACCCGATCCTGAATCCGCTGCGGCCCTCGCGCTGAGGGCGGCGGCGGTTCACCTCGTCCCCGGACAGAGAAACCCATGGCATTGCCCGCGCGCTGGAGCAAAAACCCCGAGGTCGGCGACTCGACCGAAGAAGTGATGGAAATCCAGATGGGGCCGTCGCATCCGGCCTCCCACGGCACCATCAAGTTCAACCTCAAGCTCGACGGCGAGCGCATCGTGGACTGCGACGTCGAGGTCGGCTATCTCCATCGCGGCTTCGAAAAGATGTGCGAGCAGGGCACCTGGACGCAGTGCTTCCCCTACACCGACCGGCTCAACTACGCCTCGCCCTGCATCAACAACGTCGGCTTTGCGCTGGCGGTCGAGCGCCTGCTCGGCGTGAGCGCGCCCGAGCGATGCCAGTACGCGCGCGTGATCATGAGCGAGGTCCACCGTATTGCCGACCATCTGACGTGCCTGGGGATGGCGGCGGGCGAGGTCGGCGCGCAGAGCGTGATGTTCTACATGATCGAGGCGCGCGAGTTCCTCTACGACCTGGTCGAGGCGGTGACCGGCGCGCGGCTGACGGTTACCTGGTGTCGCGTGGGCGGAATCTCGCGCGACCTGCCGGCCGACTTCGACGCGCGCGTCGCGCTCGCGCTCAAGCATCTCGACGGTGTGCTCTCCGATTGCGACAAGCTCTTAAGCCGCAACCGCGTGTTCATCGACCGCATGGCGGATATCGGCGTGATGTCCGCCGACGAGGCGATCTCCTTCGGGCTCACAGGGCCCCTGCTGCGCGCTTCGGGCGTCGCCTACGACGTGCGCAAGACGGAGCCATATCTGGTGTACGATCGCTTCGAATTCGACGTGCCGACCGGCTCCAAAGGCGACAATTACGACCGCTTCAACGTCCGCTTCCAGGAGATGTTCCAGTCGCGGCGGATCATCGAGCAGGCGATGCGCGCGCTGCCGGCGGGGCCGGTTGCGCTGGACGATCCGCGTATCGTGCTGCCGCCCAAGGAGCGCGTTTACGACTCGATCGAAGGCCTGATGAACCACTTCAAGCTTATCATGGAGGGTATCAAGGTGCCCGCCGGCGAGGTTTACCAGGCGGTCGAGGGTTCCAATGGCGAGTTGGGCTTTTACGTCGTCAGCGACGGCAGCGGGCGGCCGTATCGGGTGCGCGTGCGTCCGCCGTGCTTTCTAGGGATGGGCGCGCTTGCGCGGATGCTGATAGGCCACATGGTGCCCGATATCGTCGCCACCTTTGGCATGATCAATATGATCGGCGGCGAGTGCGACCGCTGAACCGCCTCTCGTCGGTGGGCGAGGGCGGCTGCTAGGCTTAGCCT
The sequence above is drawn from the Candidatus Binataceae bacterium genome and encodes:
- a CDS encoding serine hydrolase domain-containing protein, whose protein sequence is MAEFTIEGDCDARFARVREAFAENFSRRDEVGASFALVVDGRPVADLWGGWADKARTRPWTRDTIVNTFSTTKGLTAICAHRLAAAGRFDLDMPVAKYWPEFAAAGKERIPVRMLLNHRAGLAAIRRPLAVGDLYDWPTITAALAAEEPWWEPGTRHGYHALTFGYLVGEVIRRITGRSVGSYFREEIAGPLGIDAHIGLAARDDERTAQMIGAPPPAPGEFNLLAEAARSPESVTAKAFMNPLVLTMAVVNSRGWRGAEIPAANGHTNARALARLYGALARGGELDGVRVMPAAQIAACHTQESHGRDEVLLISTRFSAGFMMSQAGEEMGPNPRAFGHPGAGGSLGFADPDARVGFGYAMNKMGGGILLDPRAKALIAAVYESL
- a CDS encoding NADH-quinone oxidoreductase subunit A gives rise to the protein MLRTWFPILVTIAVAALIVGGMVTVNRLIGPRRPSKIKGEAFECGNPPSGSAWGRFSVHFYLTALLFVVFDVEVIFLYPWAVELRHLGMFGFVEALIFIAILAVGLAYAWRRGALDWN
- the arsS gene encoding arsenosugar biosynthesis radical SAM (seleno)protein ArsS (Some members of this family are selenoproteins.); translated protein: MTERPDFDETLARRGVGPLTRSTATTLQVNLGKLCNQACHHCHVDAGPARTERMKRATAERVLELLVQNETLCTLDITGGAPELNENFTMLVEGGRRAGREVMVRCNLTVMFEPEMERLGEFYRDNRVRLVCSLPCYTAANVERQRGRGVFEKSIAALRRLNALGYGGGELELDLVYNPLGPALPPPQGALEADYRAELGRNFGVRFDRLLTITNMPIARFARQLNQWGRYAEYMGLLVNHFNPATVEGLMCRTLVSVGWDGRLYDCDFNQMLGMPLGAADERRAQTIWDVEELDRLHGAPIATGPHCFGCTAGAGSSCGGALADA
- a CDS encoding NADH-quinone oxidoreductase subunit C, encoding MLLDKLKQRFGATILAAESAHGQETIVVTRERALELMRALRDEPDFGFNFLADLTAVDWVERTPRFEVVYHLRALGRGGALRVKVGAGEPDLWVYSVTGLWKSADWLERECYDMFGIRFEGHPDLRRILLYDSFEGHPLRKDYPVNRRQPMVPETDPILNPLRPSR
- a CDS encoding HPP family protein, producing MAEPSAAPTSGPTPTPEASAAATSTVPPVAPQPPTVSSPLHGLMRAGGELVALLYIAVIAAIACATGAVYVLFPELGALSHDVMTRPRGAWAGAPVLLAITPVLTAIVGIVFTCALPYGYASVLLTVGGSIAVVLGLRSPIAPSISAGLLPLVLGVRSRWYPPGILLGTAMLALISIAWKGFCRTRGGDAPATDEDLVDDLIEQAPHGYGWVAALMAFVALAVFVVELTGLRFVLFPPLVVIGFEMLGHTAICPWARRPLVLPVACFLTALGGFVSWRLLGVTPLAAACSMAWGIAVLRIFDLHVPPALAVALLPLVMDSPGPTYPVAVGLGTALLSAWFLAWQRISSATA
- the nuoD gene encoding NADH dehydrogenase (quinone) subunit D, producing the protein MALPARWSKNPEVGDSTEEVMEIQMGPSHPASHGTIKFNLKLDGERIVDCDVEVGYLHRGFEKMCEQGTWTQCFPYTDRLNYASPCINNVGFALAVERLLGVSAPERCQYARVIMSEVHRIADHLTCLGMAAGEVGAQSVMFYMIEAREFLYDLVEAVTGARLTVTWCRVGGISRDLPADFDARVALALKHLDGVLSDCDKLLSRNRVFIDRMADIGVMSADEAISFGLTGPLLRASGVAYDVRKTEPYLVYDRFEFDVPTGSKGDNYDRFNVRFQEMFQSRRIIEQAMRALPAGPVALDDPRIVLPPKERVYDSIEGLMNHFKLIMEGIKVPAGEVYQAVEGSNGELGFYVVSDGSGRPYRVRVRPPCFLGMGALARMLIGHMVPDIVATFGMINMIGGECDR